The uncultured Campylobacter sp. nucleotide sequence CTATTTTTTTTAATCAAATCTGGAAAATATGCATATAGACTTTTTATTGCGGATTTCAAATACAATATATCCGTTTTTCCTTCTGTAATAATGAGTGGTTTTTGATTAGCAAAGAAATACTTATAAAAAATAAATTTTTGATATTCTTTTTCTCTGCAATTTAACTTTTTATCATTACTTTTCTTACCATCGTTATGTTTATTATCATTAATATTGATTATATTGTTATACCGATCAATTTGATTAATAAAAGCAAATCTTCCTTCAAGTTGATTCATGGTGGCATCTTTGCCATCAATATTAAAGGATTTATTCTTATAAAGAGAATTGGCCATAGCTCTTGTATATTTACAATAACTATGATTTATACTTATTTTTTTATTAACAACCAATCCAGTAACTTCTTGTCTTGAATCTTTATAGAAAAGCCTAGTCTTCTTCTGGTTAATGCAAAAGCCCGCCTTTTCTACTTCTTTCGAAATACACAATAAAAACTCATTATATATATTCAAAAAATCTTTATTATTGGTAGAAAATGTTAAATCATCTGCGTATCTTGTATAATCAAGCTTATATTTTTTAGCAAGTTTTAATATTCGCATATCAAATATATTACATATTATGTTTGATATAATTGGAGAAGTCGGGGCTCCTTGCGGAAGAGAACCCTTGTAACAACATAATTGAGCTATAATAATTGCTATATCTTTTGGGATTCTGAAATTTATATTTTTTTCAAAAAACCCAACAACTCTACCGAAATGAAAGCTAGCGAAAAAGTCCTTTAAATCTATATTTAAAACAAACCGCTTATTTCTGTGGATTCTAGCATTAGTTATTATGCTTTTGCCTTTTTCAAAACCGTGAGAGATATTAATTTTTATATTTTCATCTTTTTTGATCTTATTTTGATAGTTATACAGCTTATTCATTAGTCTATTTTGTATTTTTTTTAAAATCTTCTTATCAGGCGCATTAATGATTCTAGTGCCACCATTCTTCTTTGGTATTTCAAATGTAGTATATAAATTCTCCACTTTAATGTGATAAAGTATGTAGGTTAATAATTTAAGTTCAATTCCCAAAAAAACAGCAAAATCTTTTCTTGTTTTTACATCTTTTAAACTAAGCATAACTATCCAAAGGAAAAATCAGAATGTGTGGCAACTCATTATACAAAATAATTGCATTATTGTAAGCATGTAGCAAAGTTTGCCAACATTTTAGTCAACGTTTGCGAAACACAAACACAAAATCTAGCCACACATCTTTGAAATTGTAAATACTTTTAGCTTAATTAACTATTAAACTCATTGAGTAAAAATTTATCAGTTTAATAAGCTTTTTATGACTTTAGAAAATATCTTTATGCCAGCCGTATTTTGCGATGGGTTTTTCGTGCTATCTTTTCCCC carries:
- a CDS encoding retron Ec67 family RNA-directed DNA polymerase/endonuclease, with translation MLSLKDVKTRKDFAVFLGIELKLLTYILYHIKVENLYTTFEIPKKNGGTRIINAPDKKILKKIQNRLMNKLYNYQNKIKKDENIKINISHGFEKGKSIITNARIHRNKRFVLNIDLKDFFASFHFGRVVGFFEKNINFRIPKDIAIIIAQLCCYKGSLPQGAPTSPIISNIICNIFDMRILKLAKKYKLDYTRYADDLTFSTNNKDFLNIYNEFLLCISKEVEKAGFCINQKKTRLFYKDSRQEVTGLVVNKKISINHSYCKYTRAMANSLYKNKSFNIDGKDATMNQLEGRFAFINQIDRYNNIININDNKHNDGKKSNDKKLNCREKEYQKFIFYKYFFANQKPLIITEGKTDILYLKSAIKSLYAYFPDLIKKNSNDEFEFKVSFLRRTKRLEYFLNFVKDGADSIQNIYRFFVGREVVNYSEYFKKITKDIAANPVILIFDNEIPNNKKPVRKFINFTNKKEFENILDKELYANIVDNLFMITNQLVRDKEECEIEDLFDDKTLNHKMDGKVFCRDSAIFDKQKHYSKEIFSKYVSKNYKDIDFINFKPMLKNIVKIITTYK